One stretch of Dissulfurimicrobium hydrothermale DNA includes these proteins:
- a CDS encoding permease — MFTLLADLITYRWLSLNPGAHLTEALHFFIEDTTKIFFLLTVIIFFVSIVRSFFTPERTRRFLRNKRLIIGHILAAALGVVTPFCSCSACPLFIGFVESGIPLGVTFSFLISSPMVNEVALVLLFGLFGWKVAALYLFSGFAVAIVAGIVIGRLNMERYVADYVWQIRMGEAAVPEMTWHDRFEYAKGYVKDILRRIWPYVLGGIAVGAFVHGYVPENFLLRYAGPGNPFAVPIAVLIGVPLYSNAAGVIPVVQALMSKGLPLGTTLAFMMAVTALSFPEAMILSQVLKKELLAVFFGITAVAIIIVGYLFNFVMG; from the coding sequence ATATTTACATTGCTTGCCGATCTCATTACCTACCGTTGGCTGAGCCTCAATCCTGGGGCGCATCTTACTGAGGCCCTGCATTTTTTTATCGAGGACACGACCAAGATATTTTTCCTCCTGACCGTGATCATCTTTTTCGTCTCCATTGTCAGGAGCTTCTTTACCCCTGAAAGGACGAGGAGGTTTCTGCGAAATAAAAGGCTGATAATCGGCCACATACTTGCCGCGGCGCTAGGTGTAGTGACGCCGTTCTGCTCGTGCTCGGCCTGCCCGCTCTTCATAGGTTTTGTCGAATCCGGCATCCCTCTGGGCGTGACCTTCAGTTTCCTCATCTCGTCTCCCATGGTGAACGAGGTCGCGCTCGTCCTGCTCTTCGGTCTCTTCGGCTGGAAGGTAGCGGCGCTTTATCTCTTTTCAGGCTTTGCAGTGGCCATCGTTGCTGGTATTGTCATCGGCAGGCTGAACATGGAAAGATACGTCGCTGACTACGTATGGCAGATAAGGATGGGCGAGGCGGCTGTCCCTGAGATGACCTGGCATGACAGGTTTGAATACGCAAAGGGTTATGTAAAGGACATCCTGCGACGCATCTGGCCATATGTGTTGGGTGGTATCGCCGTAGGCGCATTTGTCCACGGCTATGTGCCGGAAAATTTTCTGCTGAGATACGCAGGGCCTGGCAACCCCTTTGCCGTGCCCATAGCGGTCCTGATAGGCGTTCCGCTTTACAGCAATGCAGCAGGCGTGATCCCAGTAGTCCAGGCCTTGATGAGCAAGGGTCTGCCGCTCGGCACCACCCTTGCCTTTATGATGGCGGTGACCGCCCTTTCGTTTCCTGAGGCCATGATCCTGAGCCAGGTGCTAAAGAAGGAGCTTCTAGCCGTATTTTTTGGTATAACAGCCGTGGCTATAATAATTGTTGGCTATCTCTTCAATTTCGTTATGGGCTAG
- a CDS encoding PHP domain-containing protein, whose product MDAIGCCDLHTHTTASDGSDRPEDLIRLAAAAGLKAVAITDHDTVSGLDSAIEAGHKAGIEVLPGVELSVNANIAKGDMHMLGYYIDADSASLNEVLERVQAARAKRNPLILERLAQMGKPLSLKELEDMSGGGQIGRPHIAKAMVRHGYVGSTGEAFARFLKKGASAYVPKSILSPKEAVDAIHAAGGLAVLAHPISLACEDEAGFDALVGRLASKGLDGMECYYSEHSLDFTKTCLAIASKYGLVATGGSDYHGSAKPQIAIGRGRGGLCVPYDCVEALKARLKRL is encoded by the coding sequence ATGGATGCAATCGGATGCTGCGACCTTCATACACATACTACTGCGTCGGACGGTTCTGACAGGCCGGAAGACCTTATACGTCTTGCGGCTGCGGCCGGACTCAAGGCGGTGGCCATTACGGATCACGATACTGTTAGTGGACTTGATAGCGCCATAGAGGCCGGCCATAAGGCAGGGATCGAGGTCTTGCCGGGGGTTGAGCTCAGCGTCAATGCCAATATAGCTAAAGGCGATATGCATATGCTAGGCTATTATATCGATGCGGATTCAGCCTCCTTAAACGAGGTGCTTGAAAGGGTCCAGGCGGCAAGAGCGAAACGTAACCCACTTATCCTTGAGCGCCTTGCCCAAATGGGCAAACCTTTGTCACTGAAAGAGCTCGAGGATATGTCAGGAGGCGGTCAGATAGGAAGGCCGCATATCGCAAAGGCGATGGTCAGACATGGGTATGTAGGCTCGACAGGTGAGGCCTTTGCGAGATTTCTCAAAAAAGGTGCGTCTGCCTATGTACCTAAGTCCATACTGTCGCCCAAAGAGGCCGTGGACGCCATCCATGCGGCCGGTGGGCTTGCTGTGCTCGCCCATCCCATAAGTCTTGCATGTGAGGATGAAGCTGGGTTTGATGCGCTGGTAGGCCGTTTGGCGTCGAAAGGCCTGGACGGTATGGAGTGTTATTACAGCGAACATTCCTTGGATTTTACAAAGACATGCCTTGCAATCGCCTCCAAATACGGGCTTGTCGCTACAGGCGGGAGCGACTATCATGGGAGCGCTAAGCCCCAGATAGCCATAGGAAGAGGCAGGGGCGGGTTGTGTGTGCCGTACGATTGTGTGGAGGCGCTCAAGGCAAGACTTAAGAGATTGTAG
- a CDS encoding arsenate reductase ArsC, whose amino-acid sequence MKHILFLCTQNSCRSQMAEGIINQALKGLVKAFSAGTSPAGVHPLAVSVMGEIGIDISRNRSKYIDEFSGQRFDLVVTLCGGAAETCPFIPDQGPRVHFGFDDPTEAQGSEKERLVAFRRLRDEMFEKLVPFVRERLGLKEASC is encoded by the coding sequence ATGAAGCACATCCTTTTTCTATGTACTCAAAACTCCTGCCGGAGTCAGATGGCTGAAGGCATCATAAACCAGGCCCTTAAAGGCCTGGTCAAGGCCTTTTCAGCAGGGACGAGCCCTGCCGGCGTCCATCCGCTTGCAGTCAGCGTGATGGGCGAGATCGGGATCGATATCTCTCGAAACCGATCAAAATACATAGATGAATTCAGCGGCCAGCGCTTTGATCTAGTGGTCACGCTGTGCGGCGGGGCTGCCGAGACCTGCCCGTTTATACCTGATCAGGGGCCGCGGGTCCATTTTGGCTTTGACGACCCAACAGAGGCGCAAGGCAGCGAGAAAGAGAGGCTTGTCGCCTTCAGACGATTAAGGGACGAGATGTTTGAAAAGCTCGTCCCGTTTGTCAGGGAAAGGCTTGGTCTTAAGGAGGCGTCATGCTGA
- a CDS encoding ABC transporter permease: protein MAVVKYLIKRLAVLVPTFFGITVISFIVMHLAPGEPIGVQADLNPKMTPEMRERLRVQYGLDKPIYVQYWRWLNGLAHLDLGRSFAPDRAPVWQKIKERLPVTILINTLSLGLILLVAIPLGVASAVRQGGTFDKVTTVVIFLFYAAPSFWVALLMMLCFGVELGWLPISGLHSLMGYQDMTILEKVVDWSRHLFLPVLVSALGGLAGISRYVRSSMLEVLRQDYIMTARAKGLPERTVIYRHALRNALLPLITILGLSLPGLIGGSVIFESIFAIPGIGQLMWASVMSRDYPVLMGNLVIVSILTLIGNLLADIGYGLADPRIRTGAHGG, encoded by the coding sequence ATGGCAGTTGTGAAATACTTGATCAAGAGGTTGGCTGTGCTGGTCCCGACGTTTTTCGGGATAACGGTCATTTCGTTCATCGTCATGCACCTTGCCCCAGGAGAGCCTATAGGTGTACAGGCCGATCTCAACCCCAAGATGACCCCGGAGATGCGGGAGAGACTGAGGGTTCAGTACGGCCTCGATAAGCCCATATACGTCCAGTACTGGCGCTGGCTCAACGGACTCGCCCATCTCGATCTTGGGAGGTCGTTTGCGCCGGATCGGGCGCCTGTGTGGCAGAAGATAAAAGAAAGGCTGCCGGTGACGATACTTATAAACACCCTCTCCCTCGGACTCATCCTGCTTGTCGCCATCCCGCTTGGCGTGGCTTCGGCCGTGAGGCAGGGCGGGACCTTCGACAAAGTGACGACCGTCGTCATATTCTTGTTTTATGCAGCCCCGTCTTTCTGGGTGGCCCTGCTCATGATGTTGTGTTTCGGCGTGGAGTTGGGTTGGCTGCCGATCTCCGGCCTTCACAGCCTTATGGGTTATCAGGATATGACTATCCTTGAAAAGGTCGTCGACTGGTCGCGGCATCTCTTTCTGCCGGTGCTGGTCTCGGCCCTTGGCGGGCTCGCAGGTATCTCGCGTTACGTGCGTTCTTCCATGCTCGAGGTCCTGAGGCAGGACTACATCATGACGGCAAGGGCAAAAGGCCTGCCAGAAAGGACGGTCATCTATCGGCATGCCTTGAGAAATGCGCTGTTGCCCTTGATCACCATACTTGGGTTGTCGCTTCCGGGGCTTATCGGTGGAAGTGTCATCTTTGAGTCCATATTCGCCATTCCAGGCATAGGTCAGCTCATGTGGGCGAGCGTCATGTCCAGAGATTACCCGGTTCTAATGGGGAACCTCGTGATAGTCTCCATCCTTACGCTCATTGGGAATCTCCTTGCAGATATAGGCTATGGCCTTGCCGACCCGAGGATAAGGACCGGTGCGCATGGCGGATAG
- a CDS encoding BPSS1780 family membrane protein: MKANTVAAAKGAAWYIGGWKIVRPRLGMWILLCLAYWLIGIFLHILPFLGWLAFSLLMPGITGGLFKAAHDWETGREPSFEHLIAAFKDPVIRNNVIILGAVGIGFNILSAALIFITIGGLGMHMLMHRAYLGLYSVVHLAVGAVFVSILLLILALLFASAMLYAIPLVMLTGTGPMEAMKLSIEACMKNVLSMTVYGLIYLLLGILTVFTLGLGLIMLMPITITSIYASFKDIFSEETRPQHMPAGAA; the protein is encoded by the coding sequence ATGAAAGCCAATACGGTAGCTGCTGCAAAAGGCGCAGCGTGGTACATCGGCGGATGGAAGATCGTGAGGCCCAGGCTTGGTATGTGGATATTGCTGTGTCTGGCGTACTGGCTTATCGGCATATTCTTGCACATCCTCCCGTTCTTGGGGTGGCTTGCCTTCTCCCTTCTCATGCCAGGCATTACAGGCGGACTATTTAAGGCCGCCCACGACTGGGAAACTGGCAGGGAACCCTCTTTTGAACACCTTATCGCGGCCTTTAAAGACCCTGTAATCCGCAACAATGTCATTATCCTCGGCGCTGTCGGCATCGGCTTCAACATCCTGAGCGCTGCGTTGATATTCATTACCATAGGCGGGCTTGGGATGCACATGCTCATGCACAGGGCATATCTAGGTCTCTACTCCGTCGTCCATCTTGCCGTAGGGGCGGTCTTTGTCTCTATTCTACTGCTCATACTAGCGCTCCTGTTCGCCTCAGCCATGCTGTATGCCATCCCACTTGTCATGCTCACAGGGACAGGACCCATGGAGGCCATGAAACTCAGCATCGAGGCATGCATGAAAAACGTCTTGTCAATGACCGTCTATGGGTTAATTTATCTGCTTTTGGGCATCCTGACCGTATTCACCCTCGGCCTCGGGTTGATCATGCTCATGCCCATCACCATAACATCAATCTATGCAAGTTTTAAGGATATCTTTTCTGAAGAGACAAGACCCCAACATATGCCTGCCGGCGCCGCCTAA
- the tatC gene encoding twin-arginine translocase subunit TatC, with amino-acid sequence MTDKDQGRHNPFKELSLTEHLAELRRRIVVSLIAVAICSTLSYAFIEPIFAVLARPIEAVLPPGTSLIFTSYPEAFFIYIKLAITCGVFLASPIIIYEIWAFVVPGLYEHEKRLALPFVLLSTAFFVGGGLFGYFVAFPTAFKFLASYGNKYLRLMPNVSEYFSLTIHLLIGFGIAFELPVFIALLGVVGIIDAKMLQRNRKYAILINFILAAVLTPTPDILNQFMLAVPLMLLYEISIVLVWLIGKRGR; translated from the coding sequence ATGACCGACAAAGACCAGGGGCGACACAATCCATTTAAAGAATTGAGTCTTACCGAGCATCTCGCCGAGCTGAGACGCCGCATAGTAGTATCACTTATCGCCGTCGCTATATGTTCAACACTGTCTTACGCCTTCATAGAACCTATATTCGCCGTGCTTGCGAGGCCGATCGAGGCAGTGCTACCGCCAGGAACGTCACTTATATTCACCTCATACCCTGAAGCGTTCTTTATATATATAAAGCTCGCCATCACGTGCGGCGTCTTCCTTGCAAGCCCGATTATTATCTATGAGATATGGGCATTCGTGGTCCCAGGTCTCTATGAACATGAAAAACGCCTCGCTCTGCCATTCGTCCTCCTCTCAACCGCATTCTTTGTTGGAGGGGGGCTGTTCGGCTACTTTGTGGCCTTCCCGACGGCCTTCAAGTTTCTGGCAAGCTACGGCAATAAGTACCTGCGTCTCATGCCCAATGTAAGCGAGTACTTCAGCCTTACGATCCATCTGCTCATAGGCTTCGGGATCGCCTTTGAACTGCCCGTCTTTATAGCCCTCCTAGGGGTTGTCGGCATAATAGATGCAAAAATGCTCCAAAGAAACCGCAAGTACGCTATTCTCATAAACTTCATCCTGGCGGCCGTTCTCACCCCGACACCAGATATATTGAACCAATTTATGCTCGCCGTCCCGCTCATGCTGCTCTACGAGATAAGCATCGTCCTTGTCTGGCTCATAGGCAAAAGGGGGCGTTAG
- a CDS encoding ABC transporter permease, with protein sequence MADRAAKSKASSVRRGLWASFFRNPLAVAGLLIIGCLAVTAVFSSVISPYDPQAIDTWHILEPPSRAHLLGTDTLGRDCLSRLIYGARISLVVGIVAVGLSTLIGVALGALSGYYGGLIDVVIMRLVDIMLCFPAIFLIMAVIAFLEPSIFNIMAVIGLTGWMGVARLVRAEFLSLKERDFVLAARLSGASDMRIVFSHILPNAIAPILVSATLGIGGAILTESALSFLGIGVQPPTPSWGNMLAEGKDNLDVAWWLSVFPGLAILITVLGFNLLGEGLRDALDPRMRRD encoded by the coding sequence ATGGCGGATAGGGCTGCAAAAAGCAAGGCATCCAGCGTCAGGCGCGGTTTATGGGCCAGTTTTTTTAGAAATCCCCTTGCTGTGGCCGGTCTCCTGATCATTGGATGTCTTGCAGTCACAGCTGTCTTTTCCTCTGTCATATCTCCTTATGACCCCCAGGCCATAGACACCTGGCACATACTTGAGCCGCCTTCAAGGGCGCATCTTCTTGGTACGGATACCCTCGGGCGCGATTGTCTTTCGAGGTTGATCTATGGCGCCAGGATATCGCTTGTCGTCGGCATTGTGGCCGTAGGGCTTTCAACCCTCATCGGAGTGGCCCTTGGGGCGTTATCAGGTTATTATGGCGGGCTGATCGATGTAGTTATCATGCGCCTTGTGGATATAATGCTCTGTTTCCCGGCGATATTTCTAATAATGGCCGTGATAGCCTTTCTTGAGCCATCTATTTTCAATATAATGGCTGTAATAGGCTTGACCGGGTGGATGGGCGTCGCGCGTCTCGTGCGGGCGGAGTTCCTGTCGCTTAAAGAGCGCGATTTTGTACTTGCAGCCAGACTCTCCGGGGCATCAGATATGAGGATAGTCTTTTCGCACATACTCCCGAACGCCATAGCCCCGATACTTGTCTCGGCCACCCTTGGAATCGGTGGGGCTATCTTAACGGAGAGCGCGCTCAGTTTTCTCGGTATAGGGGTACAGCCGCCTACACCCAGTTGGGGCAACATGCTGGCGGAGGGCAAGGACAACCTTGATGTGGCCTGGTGGCTTTCGGTATTTCCAGGCCTTGCCATTTTAATCACGGTCCTTGGATTTAATCTCTTGGGCGAAGGGCTGAGGGATGCGCTGGACCCACGGATGAGGCGGGACTAA
- a CDS encoding peptide-binding protein — MKRLSGLLFLAALFIVVMCLDALAVDKCPYYGDTIVVGSIGDASTLIPMLASDATSHEIAGFVYNGLVKYDKNLNLVGDLAKSWDISHDGLVITFHLRKGVKWQDGVPFTADDVIFGFKLITDPKTPTPYAGDFMEVKSIEAPDPYTVRVTYKEPFAPALSSWGDIVVLPKHLLEGKDITKSPLARKPVGTGPFMLKEWRTQEKIVLEANPDYFEGRPCLDRYLMRIIPDPATMFLELKSGGLDWMDLSPIQYKRQTNTGFFKNNFNKYKYLSFSYTYLGFNLRSPLFKDRRVRQAIAYAIDKDELVRGVLLGYGVAATGPYKPDAWFYNPNVRRYPYNPAKARRLLAEAGWRDTDGDGILDKDGRPFSFTVLTNQGNSVREATAQIIQYRLRQIGIEMKIRSVEWTALINDFIDKRRFEAVILGWTTGPDPDIYDIFHSSRTGPNGLNFIGYKNPELDRLLVEGRRTFDRKKRKEIYDRVQEILADDQPYVFLYVPMALPVISKRFKGVEPSPSGISYNFIRWWVPKNEQIYMTR, encoded by the coding sequence ATGAAACGCCTTTCAGGATTGCTGTTTCTTGCAGCCCTGTTCATTGTCGTCATGTGCCTGGATGCGTTGGCCGTGGACAAGTGTCCCTACTATGGGGATACCATAGTCGTCGGTTCCATAGGGGATGCCTCGACCCTTATCCCAATGCTTGCCTCAGATGCAACCTCACATGAGATAGCCGGTTTTGTCTATAACGGGCTTGTTAAATACGATAAAAACCTGAACCTTGTCGGCGATTTGGCCAAGTCGTGGGATATCTCGCATGATGGTCTCGTGATCACCTTCCACCTCAGAAAAGGCGTGAAGTGGCAGGACGGCGTTCCATTTACCGCCGATGACGTGATCTTCGGATTCAAGCTGATAACTGATCCCAAGACACCGACCCCATACGCAGGGGATTTCATGGAGGTGAAGTCCATTGAGGCGCCTGATCCCTATACCGTCCGTGTCACATATAAAGAACCGTTTGCGCCTGCCCTGAGCTCGTGGGGCGATATAGTGGTGCTGCCGAAACACCTCTTGGAGGGCAAAGACATCACGAAGAGCCCACTTGCGCGCAAGCCGGTTGGGACCGGTCCATTCATGCTCAAGGAATGGAGGACCCAAGAGAAGATAGTCCTTGAGGCGAATCCTGACTATTTTGAGGGCAGGCCGTGTTTGGACCGCTATCTCATGCGCATAATCCCTGATCCGGCCACCATGTTCCTCGAGCTCAAAAGCGGCGGGCTTGACTGGATGGATCTTTCCCCGATCCAGTACAAGAGGCAGACCAATACTGGGTTTTTTAAAAATAATTTTAACAAATACAAATACCTTTCTTTTTCGTATACATATCTAGGTTTCAACCTGAGGTCCCCGTTGTTTAAAGATAGACGCGTACGTCAGGCGATTGCATATGCCATAGACAAGGATGAACTGGTCCGCGGGGTGCTTTTGGGTTACGGGGTTGCCGCAACTGGCCCCTATAAGCCCGATGCCTGGTTCTATAATCCGAATGTCAGGCGTTATCCTTACAACCCGGCAAAGGCCCGCAGGCTTTTGGCCGAGGCGGGGTGGAGGGATACGGATGGAGACGGGATACTTGACAAGGACGGCCGCCCGTTTTCCTTTACCGTCTTGACAAATCAGGGAAACAGCGTGCGCGAGGCCACTGCCCAAATCATTCAATATCGTCTTAGGCAGATAGGGATTGAGATGAAGATAAGGTCTGTCGAATGGACCGCCCTGATAAACGACTTTATAGACAAACGCCGTTTTGAAGCCGTCATCCTTGGATGGACCACCGGGCCGGATCCGGACATCTATGATATATTTCATTCCTCAAGGACCGGGCCTAATGGGCTCAATTTCATCGGATATAAAAACCCTGAGCTCGACAGGTTGCTCGTTGAAGGTCGCCGCACATTTGACAGAAAAAAGCGGAAAGAGATATATGATCGGGTGCAGGAGATACTGGCAGACGATCAGCCGTATGTATTTTTGTACGTGCCGATGGCCCTCCCTGTTATCAGTAAGAGGTTCAAAGGGGTCGAGCCGTCGCCGTCGGGCATAAGTTACAATTTCATCAGGTGGTGGGTGCCGAAAAATGAGCAGATATACATGACCAGATAG
- the dsrA gene encoding dissimilatory-type sulfite reductase subunit alpha yields MADVKKHDTPMVDELKKGRWPSFVDDIEQKGLKGKQECLDLLGQLELSYKHKETHWKHGGIVGVFGYGGGVIGRYSDVPEMFPTIAHFHTIRVNQPASKFYSSAYLRKLCEMWDHRGSGMTNLHGSTGDLILLGTKTDQLEPIFYDLTHQMSVDLGGSGSNLRTPACCIGKARCEYSCIDTQAICYDLTQTYQDELHRPAFPYKYKFKISGCANDCVAAIARSDCAIIGTWKDDIRIDQAAVKAYIGGELKPNAGAHSDKDWGKFDIQKEVIDRCPTNCMWMEGDKLKIDNRECTRCMHCINVMPAALRPGTDTGATILLGAKAPILEGAQLATLAIPFIRMEAPYDELKDFIGKIWDWWMEEGKNRERSGELIQRQSIQELLRRTGLKAIPQMVKEPRSNPYVFWSAEEVEGGWKRDLAEFRKRHAA; encoded by the coding sequence ATGGCAGATGTCAAGAAACATGACACCCCGATGGTCGACGAGCTAAAAAAGGGCCGGTGGCCGAGCTTTGTCGACGACATTGAGCAAAAAGGTCTAAAGGGCAAGCAGGAGTGTCTCGATCTCCTCGGACAGCTCGAGCTATCTTACAAACACAAAGAGACCCACTGGAAACATGGCGGGATCGTCGGCGTGTTCGGCTACGGCGGCGGGGTCATTGGGCGTTACTCAGACGTACCAGAGATGTTCCCAACCATAGCCCACTTTCACACCATCCGCGTCAATCAACCTGCAAGCAAGTTCTATTCCTCGGCTTATCTCAGAAAACTCTGCGAGATGTGGGACCACAGAGGAAGCGGCATGACCAACCTCCACGGCTCAACAGGAGACCTGATCCTACTTGGCACCAAGACAGATCAGCTCGAGCCCATCTTTTACGATCTTACCCATCAGATGAGTGTGGACCTCGGCGGATCGGGCTCCAACCTCCGCACCCCTGCCTGCTGTATAGGCAAAGCGCGTTGCGAATACTCCTGTATAGACACACAGGCCATCTGTTATGACCTGACACAGACGTATCAGGATGAACTGCACAGGCCGGCCTTCCCCTACAAATACAAGTTCAAGATCTCTGGTTGCGCCAATGACTGCGTGGCCGCCATTGCCAGGTCTGACTGCGCCATCATCGGGACATGGAAAGACGACATCCGCATCGACCAGGCGGCTGTAAAGGCTTATATAGGCGGCGAGCTCAAACCGAATGCCGGGGCACACAGCGACAAAGACTGGGGAAAATTCGACATTCAGAAAGAGGTCATTGATCGCTGCCCGACAAACTGCATGTGGATGGAAGGCGACAAGCTCAAGATAGACAACCGCGAATGCACACGCTGTATGCACTGTATCAACGTTATGCCTGCTGCCCTCCGCCCAGGCACCGATACAGGTGCCACCATACTTCTAGGCGCCAAGGCACCTATCCTCGAAGGCGCCCAGCTTGCCACCCTGGCCATACCATTCATCAGAATGGAGGCCCCTTATGATGAACTAAAAGACTTTATAGGCAAGATATGGGATTGGTGGATGGAGGAAGGCAAAAACCGCGAGCGCTCAGGCGAACTTATCCAGCGCCAGTCCATACAGGAACTGCTGCGCCGTACAGGCCTCAAGGCCATACCGCAGATGGTCAAGGAGCCGCGTTCCAACCCGTATGTCTTCTGGAGTGCAGAAGAGGTCGAAGGTGGATGGAAACGCGACCTTGCGGAATTCCGTAAGAGACATGCAGCATAA
- a CDS encoding M24 family metallopeptidase — MEKQVAIYRTPLKRLMRIRAVLRARVLDAFLVTSPENRRYLSGFTAEDAAINESSGALFITPAEAVVLTDGRYGAQAGLDCPGWRVFIYQKGLKEAVKRLTDGTKVKRVAYEPEYITCAGLDSLKKTCPQIDFVPLQGRIETMRAVKSPEELGFIKAAISAAEDVFEEISSSIRPGMTEKEIALRIVEGLSRRADGPSFPPIVASGPNGALPHAIPAERPIREGEPIIIDMGARLDGYSSDMTRTIFIGQPRPPFKEIYKMVRKAQIAAQDTIRAGMAANAVDKTARDIINAAGYGQMFNHSLGHGIGLAVHEAPVLSPRAKKTLKPGMVVTIEPGIYLPGQGGVRLENMVYVEERGRLVLSRDEWFYDF, encoded by the coding sequence ATGGAAAAACAAGTAGCCATTTATAGGACACCTTTGAAACGTCTGATGAGGATCAGGGCGGTCCTGAGGGCGCGGGTACTAGACGCCTTCCTGGTCACATCCCCGGAAAACCGCCGTTATTTGAGTGGATTTACAGCGGAAGACGCTGCAATAAACGAATCGTCGGGTGCACTCTTTATTACGCCCGCTGAGGCCGTAGTGCTTACCGACGGCCGCTATGGGGCCCAGGCGGGGCTTGATTGCCCTGGCTGGCGGGTGTTTATATATCAAAAAGGCCTTAAAGAGGCCGTTAAGAGGTTGACTGACGGGACCAAGGTCAAGAGGGTTGCCTACGAACCTGAATATATTACCTGTGCAGGCCTCGACTCCTTAAAAAAGACCTGCCCACAAATCGACTTTGTACCTCTTCAAGGCAGGATAGAGACGATGCGGGCTGTTAAATCGCCGGAAGAGCTTGGGTTCATAAAGGCGGCGATCTCTGCGGCTGAAGATGTATTTGAAGAGATTTCCAGCTCCATACGCCCGGGCATGACCGAAAAAGAAATCGCCTTGCGCATTGTTGAAGGCCTTTCAAGGCGTGCAGACGGCCCGTCATTCCCCCCGATCGTGGCCTCCGGCCCGAACGGGGCGCTTCCACATGCAATCCCTGCAGAAAGACCGATACGCGAAGGCGAGCCCATTATTATAGACATGGGGGCGAGGCTAGACGGTTATTCATCCGACATGACACGGACGATATTTATCGGACAGCCACGGCCGCCCTTTAAAGAGATATACAAGATGGTGAGAAAGGCCCAGATAGCGGCACAAGACACGATCAGGGCGGGCATGGCGGCAAACGCGGTCGACAAGACGGCCCGCGACATAATAAATGCAGCAGGTTATGGCCAGATGTTCAACCATTCCCTCGGCCACGGCATAGGTCTTGCGGTCCATGAGGCCCCGGTCCTGTCACCGAGGGCCAAGAAGACCTTAAAACCTGGCATGGTGGTGACCATCGAACCGGGCATATACCTTCCAGGTCAAGGCGGGGTCAGGCTTGAAAACATGGTCTATGTAGAAGAGAGGGGCAGACTGGTCTTGAGCAGAGACGAATGGTTCTATGACTTTTAA